The following proteins are encoded in a genomic region of Pirellulales bacterium:
- a CDS encoding alpha/beta hydrolase-fold protein, which translates to MHRHLLNLALLICCTFATGRHALAQRPTPPARDPHTPGFVQAKELPDGEVPPIDAEGNFIIGATHKPAPEMVVQLHVPQGTVHNLTMNSTDSKIYPGIAREKNTSGMPDPDNPARMIVSTSHPAPYTRRVAVYVPQQYQSGTVAPFIVGADGPDKLLFTALDNLIAQKKVPVMIAISIGNGSGDAQGSQRGLEYDTMSGLYAEFVESEVLPLVEKQCNVKLTKDPDARATMGCSSGGSCALAMAWYRPDLYHRVLTYSGTYVNQQWPYNPETPHGAWGFHKELIPSSPAKPLRLWLEISDRDLLNPNSMRDDMHDWVLANENMAKVLADKGYHYQFVFARNAVHCDGGVKQQTLPKALQWLWQGYAANDAK; encoded by the coding sequence ATGCATCGACATCTGCTGAACCTGGCATTGCTAATCTGCTGCACATTCGCCACCGGTCGCCATGCCCTGGCCCAGCGGCCAACTCCGCCCGCGCGCGACCCGCATACGCCTGGCTTCGTCCAAGCCAAGGAGCTGCCTGATGGCGAAGTGCCGCCGATCGATGCCGAAGGAAACTTCATCATCGGGGCGACGCACAAGCCGGCGCCGGAAATGGTCGTGCAGCTCCACGTGCCGCAAGGGACCGTACACAACCTGACGATGAACTCGACCGATAGCAAAATCTATCCCGGCATCGCCCGCGAAAAGAACACCTCAGGCATGCCCGACCCTGACAATCCGGCGCGGATGATCGTGTCCACCAGCCACCCGGCTCCTTACACGCGTCGCGTCGCGGTCTATGTGCCGCAGCAATATCAGTCCGGCACGGTCGCGCCGTTCATTGTCGGCGCGGACGGGCCCGACAAGCTGTTGTTCACGGCGCTCGACAATTTGATCGCACAGAAAAAGGTCCCTGTGATGATCGCCATCTCGATCGGCAACGGCAGCGGCGACGCGCAAGGCAGCCAGCGGGGCCTGGAATACGACACCATGTCCGGCCTGTATGCCGAATTCGTCGAAAGCGAAGTCCTGCCGCTGGTCGAGAAGCAATGCAACGTGAAGCTCACAAAAGATCCCGACGCTCGGGCCACGATGGGTTGTAGCTCGGGCGGTTCCTGCGCGCTGGCCATGGCTTGGTACCGGCCGGACCTTTATCACCGTGTGCTCACCTACTCAGGCACGTACGTGAACCAGCAATGGCCGTACAACCCCGAGACGCCACACGGCGCGTGGGGATTCCACAAAGAACTAATTCCCAGTAGTCCGGCGAAACCACTGCGTCTGTGGCTCGAGATCAGCGACCGCGACCTGCTGAATCCCAACTCGATGCGCGACGACATGCACGATTGGGTCTTGGCCAACGAGAACATGGCGAAAGTCCTGGCCGACAAGGGCTACCACTACCAGTTCGTCTTCGCCCGCAACGCCGTCCACTGCGACGGCGGCGTCAAGCAACAGACATTGCCCAAGGCGCTGCAATGGCTATGGCAAGGCTACGCTGCGAACGACGCGAAGTAG
- a CDS encoding ABC transporter ATP-binding protein — MSTTALGREKLKRRHCPTLPALAGDDEYDSAPPPGLKTMRWLYGFTGPYARKRNTLLVLVVIRSMQLAALAWVTGYVVSGPIARHSLNGLAIGVATYVVLAAATNICFHFRQRLALELGECVVHDLREAIFLHLQQMTSSFFNRTKLGSVISRMTSDTEAVRAGVQDVVFTSLVGLGQMLVASTLMLWYDPVLFLVVAAMGPVLGWLNYRFRGRLSNAHRAVQESFSRVTARLVEAVHGVHVTQGFARQETSARLFRDLVADHSVYNMEAARSAGVFVPLLEFNSQAFLASILILGGYRVLTPGIGAPAGELIQFMFLANIFFAPIQTLGDQYNQAILTLAGADRVRRFLAVEPDWIDSPAARPVARIAGEVVFEDVSFAYQENRLVLEEISFKAEPGQCIALVGHTGSGKSSIINLIAKFYLPTSGRVLIDEHDIRDLQSFSLHRQMGIVQQQNFLFCGSVADNIRFGRPEATDEEVAASLEKLGCHDFLEALPGGLHADVGECGRNLSLGQRQLVCFGRAMLADPAILILDEATSAIDIFTEHRISQALSRLIAGRTSFIVAHRLSTIRNADLVLVLENGRIIEQGTPAELMSHNDRYATLERQYRSAA, encoded by the coding sequence ATGTCGACAACCGCGTTAGGGCGCGAAAAACTAAAGCGGAGACACTGCCCAACACTCCCCGCTCTTGCGGGCGATGATGAGTACGATTCAGCGCCCCCTCCCGGCCTGAAAACGATGCGCTGGCTGTATGGCTTCACCGGGCCCTACGCCCGCAAGCGCAACACGCTGTTGGTGCTGGTTGTGATTCGCTCGATGCAATTAGCGGCGCTCGCCTGGGTGACCGGCTATGTGGTCAGTGGTCCGATCGCAAGGCATTCGTTGAATGGATTAGCGATCGGCGTAGCGACATACGTCGTTCTAGCGGCTGCGACGAATATCTGCTTTCACTTTCGCCAGCGCTTGGCTCTAGAGCTGGGGGAATGCGTCGTCCACGACTTGCGTGAGGCGATTTTCCTGCATCTGCAGCAGATGACCTCCAGCTTTTTCAATCGCACGAAGCTGGGAAGCGTGATCAGCCGCATGACGTCCGATACCGAGGCGGTGCGGGCCGGCGTGCAGGATGTGGTGTTCACCAGCCTGGTGGGCCTGGGTCAGATGCTGGTCGCCTCGACGTTGATGCTGTGGTACGACCCAGTGCTGTTTCTGGTCGTGGCTGCCATGGGGCCGGTGTTGGGATGGTTGAACTATCGATTTCGCGGCCGGCTGAGTAATGCGCACCGGGCGGTGCAGGAAAGCTTCAGCCGTGTCACGGCGAGGCTGGTCGAGGCGGTGCATGGCGTGCATGTCACTCAGGGCTTTGCTAGGCAGGAAACCAGCGCTCGCCTGTTCCGAGATTTGGTGGCCGATCATTCGGTCTACAACATGGAGGCGGCGCGCTCGGCGGGCGTGTTCGTGCCGCTACTGGAATTCAACAGCCAAGCGTTTCTGGCTTCGATTTTGATTCTCGGCGGCTATCGGGTCCTGACGCCGGGGATCGGCGCGCCGGCGGGCGAATTGATCCAGTTCATGTTTCTGGCGAACATCTTTTTCGCGCCCATTCAGACGCTGGGAGATCAATACAACCAGGCGATTCTGACGCTGGCTGGCGCGGACCGTGTGCGACGCTTCCTGGCCGTCGAGCCCGACTGGATTGACTCTCCCGCGGCCCGACCCGTCGCGCGGATCGCAGGCGAGGTCGTCTTCGAGGATGTGTCGTTCGCCTACCAGGAAAACCGGCTGGTCCTCGAAGAAATCAGTTTCAAGGCCGAACCAGGGCAATGCATCGCGCTGGTCGGGCATACCGGCAGCGGCAAGAGTTCGATCATCAACCTGATCGCTAAATTCTATTTGCCGACCAGTGGGCGCGTCTTGATCGACGAACACGACATACGCGACCTGCAATCCTTTTCGTTGCATCGACAGATGGGAATCGTGCAGCAGCAGAACTTCCTCTTCTGCGGCTCGGTAGCGGACAACATTCGCTTTGGCCGGCCCGAGGCGACCGACGAAGAGGTCGCCGCGTCGCTCGAAAAGCTGGGCTGCCACGATTTCCTAGAGGCGCTGCCCGGTGGCCTGCACGCGGATGTGGGGGAATGTGGACGGAATCTGTCACTGGGGCAACGGCAGTTGGTTTGCTTCGGACGAGCGATGCTGGCCGATCCGGCGATCCTGATCCTCGACGAAGCCACGAGCGCCATCGACATATTCACCGAGCATCGCATCAGCCAGGCCCTATCGCGGCTGATCGCCGGGCGAACCAGCTTTATCGTGGCACATCGCTTGAGCACAATTCGTAACGCCGACCTGGTGCTGGTTTTGGAAAACGGACGGATCATCGAGCAAGGCACCCCGGCGGAGCTGATGTCGCACAACGACCGTTACGCCACGTTAGAGCGGCAGTACAGAAGCGCCGCGTGA
- a CDS encoding potassium channel family protein produces MMAIVSVFASICLLALVLLDGFETMVLPRRVTRRLRLTRIFYRTLWIPWRFIALRLSPGRMREGFLSVFGPMSILMLFACWMGGLTLAFAWLHWSLGTVLHMPGNEAITLGSYLYLSGTTIFTLGFGDLVPLNSIGRFLAVVEAGTGFGFLAVVIGYLPVLYQAFSRRETIISMLDARAGSPPSGGALLVRAAVSHDVEAIRRLLQDLEQWSAEVLESHLSFPVLSYYRSQHDNQSWLAALTAALDACALLIAMVKGVAIYQAQLTFAMSRHAAVDLVLVFHVPPQIEVDRRLSSTALEHLRDELQKAGIQLHDEETARAKYAELRAMYEPFLLALGSNFVFAVPPVYREVETVDNWQTSAWMRRTAGIGKLHAPPRDDHFA; encoded by the coding sequence ATGATGGCGATCGTCTCGGTATTCGCGAGCATCTGCCTGTTGGCGCTGGTGCTGCTGGATGGTTTCGAGACGATGGTCCTGCCGCGGCGCGTCACGCGACGGTTACGGCTGACGCGTATCTTCTATCGCACGCTGTGGATTCCTTGGCGCTTTATCGCGCTGCGGCTTTCGCCGGGCCGGATGCGCGAAGGGTTTCTCAGCGTTTTTGGCCCGATGTCGATCCTGATGCTGTTCGCGTGTTGGATGGGGGGCCTGACGCTGGCCTTCGCCTGGTTGCACTGGTCTCTCGGGACGGTGTTGCACATGCCCGGCAACGAAGCGATCACCTTGGGCTCTTACCTGTACCTGAGCGGTACAACGATCTTTACCCTAGGCTTCGGCGACCTGGTACCGCTGAATTCGATTGGCCGTTTCCTGGCCGTGGTCGAAGCCGGGACTGGTTTCGGTTTTCTGGCCGTGGTGATCGGCTATTTGCCGGTGTTGTATCAGGCCTTTTCGCGGCGCGAGACCATCATCTCGATGCTCGACGCCCGGGCCGGCTCGCCTCCGTCAGGCGGCGCACTGTTGGTGCGCGCCGCGGTGAGCCACGACGTCGAGGCGATTCGCCGGCTGCTGCAAGATTTGGAGCAATGGTCGGCCGAAGTTCTGGAAAGCCATTTGTCGTTCCCGGTGCTGAGCTACTATCGCTCGCAACACGACAATCAATCCTGGCTGGCGGCCCTCACCGCGGCTCTCGACGCCTGCGCGCTATTGATCGCGATGGTTAAAGGCGTGGCCATCTACCAGGCGCAGCTCACCTTCGCTATGTCCCGGCATGCGGCCGTCGACCTAGTGCTGGTCTTCCACGTCCCTCCGCAGATCGAGGTCGATCGTCGCCTCTCAAGCACGGCCCTGGAACATCTACGGGACGAGCTGCAGAAGGCGGGCATCCAACTGCACGACGAGGAGACAGCCCGCGCCAAGTACGCCGAATTACGGGCGATGTACGAGCCGTTTCTCTTAGCGCTGGGATCGAATTTCGTGTTCGCCGTACCCCCGGTGTATCGCGAAGTCGAAACGGTCGACAACTGGCAAACCAGCGCCTGGATGCGCCGCACCGCCGGCATCGGCAAACTGCACGCCCCACCCCGCGACGACCATTTTGCCTAG
- the bcp gene encoding thioredoxin-dependent thiol peroxidase yields the protein MGEWLEEGKAAPDFTLAADDGRKVSLKALRGQPVVLYFYPRDDTPGCTKEACAFRDRKKELAKLGAHVLGVSTDDVASHEKFRDKYELNFPLLADVDHKVSEKFGAWREKNMYGKKSMGIQRSTYLIDAEGKIARIWKKVSVDGHDDAVLAELKKLEGK from the coding sequence ATGGGCGAGTGGCTCGAAGAGGGGAAAGCGGCGCCAGACTTCACCCTTGCGGCTGACGATGGCAGAAAAGTGAGCCTCAAGGCCCTCCGCGGCCAGCCGGTCGTTCTCTATTTCTATCCGCGCGATGACACGCCGGGCTGCACCAAGGAGGCGTGCGCCTTCCGCGATCGCAAGAAAGAACTCGCCAAGCTCGGCGCGCATGTTCTGGGCGTCAGCACCGACGACGTGGCCAGCCATGAGAAATTTCGCGACAAGTACGAGCTGAACTTCCCCCTGCTGGCTGACGTCGACCACAAGGTGTCCGAAAAGTTCGGCGCCTGGCGCGAAAAAAACATGTACGGTAAGAAGTCGATGGGCATCCAACGCTCGACGTACTTGATCGACGCCGAAGGCAAGATCGCCAGGATTTGGAAAAAGGTCTCGGTCGATGGCCACGACGATGCCGTGCTGGCAGAACTCAAGAAGCTCGAGGGTAAATAA
- a CDS encoding ABC transporter ATP-binding protein, translating into MSTIHSSDPETSSSTLALTARMLRLAWRHRWGCCTLLAQQIALLALALAGLGLTGLAIDVIRHEVDTTSPAPDWPRWLSQPVGWSALAQVLGLAGLVLLLASLRAVLNYFHAVASARLVQQQIVVELRAAIYEKLHDLSSRFFRTNSTTSIINRVTSDAQSVRQFVEGMVLQLVILLLSLTVYLTYMLRIHAGLSLACLATMPVLWFVAATFCRVVRPAYDHNRTLMDRLIQVLSENVRGMRVVRGFAREADQIQRFRRANDDVQAQQKYIFWRLSLFTPTSEFLSTLNLAVLLGYGGYLVTTDGLPLGAGLIVFSGLLQQFSGQVSKMVNVLNSMQQSLAGARRVFEVLDAPVEIHSPPFPRRLPTPRGSITFENVSFHYQAGEPVLSDVDLRIRPGQRVAILGATGCGKSSLLHLVPRFCDPGEGRVLVDGIDVRALALEDLRRAVGLVFQETFLFSDTVAANIAFGHPQATREQIERAAKIAAADQFIRQLPDGYDTWLAEEGSNLSGGQRQRLAIARAVLLEPPILLLDDPTAAVDAQTEHEILEAIDRAMQGRTSIIVTHRPAVLQRADLVLVMDQGCIVEAGSHDELSRCAGHYCQVTRLHAEQAACYA; encoded by the coding sequence TTGTCTACCATCCACTCGTCCGATCCTGAAACGTCTTCGTCGACGCTGGCGCTCACGGCGCGCATGCTCCGGCTTGCGTGGCGCCATCGCTGGGGATGCTGCACGCTGCTTGCGCAGCAGATCGCGCTGTTGGCGCTGGCCCTGGCGGGGCTAGGGCTGACGGGACTGGCGATCGATGTCATTCGTCACGAGGTGGACACGACCAGCCCGGCGCCCGATTGGCCTCGCTGGCTTTCGCAGCCCGTGGGTTGGTCGGCGCTCGCGCAAGTCTTGGGTCTGGCGGGCCTGGTGCTGCTGTTGGCAAGTCTGCGCGCGGTGTTGAATTACTTTCATGCCGTGGCCTCGGCGCGGCTGGTGCAGCAGCAGATCGTGGTCGAACTGCGAGCCGCGATTTATGAAAAGCTGCACGACCTGAGCAGCCGCTTCTTTCGCACGAACTCGACGACCTCGATCATCAATCGCGTTACGAGCGATGCGCAATCGGTGCGGCAGTTCGTCGAGGGGATGGTCCTGCAACTGGTCATCCTGCTGCTGTCGTTGACGGTCTATCTGACCTACATGCTGCGGATTCATGCCGGCCTTTCGTTGGCCTGTCTGGCCACCATGCCGGTGTTGTGGTTCGTGGCCGCGACGTTCTGCCGCGTCGTGCGACCAGCCTACGATCACAATCGGACCTTGATGGACCGGTTGATCCAGGTTCTTTCCGAGAACGTGCGCGGGATGCGCGTGGTGCGCGGCTTCGCGCGCGAGGCGGATCAGATCCAGCGCTTTCGCCGCGCCAACGACGACGTCCAGGCACAGCAGAAATACATCTTCTGGCGGCTAAGCCTGTTCACGCCGACGAGTGAATTCCTGTCGACTTTGAACCTGGCGGTGCTGCTGGGCTACGGCGGATATCTGGTCACTACGGACGGATTGCCGTTAGGCGCCGGGCTGATTGTTTTCTCCGGATTGCTGCAGCAGTTCTCGGGACAGGTCAGCAAGATGGTGAACGTGCTGAATAGCATGCAGCAGAGCCTGGCCGGTGCGAGGCGCGTGTTCGAGGTGCTGGATGCGCCGGTCGAGATTCATTCGCCGCCGTTTCCGCGCCGGCTGCCCACGCCGCGCGGTTCGATCACTTTCGAAAACGTGTCGTTTCATTATCAGGCGGGCGAGCCCGTCTTGTCCGACGTCGACCTGCGCATCCGGCCGGGACAGCGCGTTGCCATCCTCGGCGCGACCGGTTGCGGCAAGAGCTCGCTATTGCACCTGGTACCGCGGTTTTGCGATCCTGGCGAGGGACGCGTGCTGGTCGATGGAATCGACGTGCGGGCATTGGCGCTCGAAGATTTGCGCCGCGCCGTAGGGTTGGTTTTTCAAGAGACGTTCTTGTTCAGCGATACCGTGGCGGCCAACATCGCGTTTGGCCATCCGCAGGCGACGCGCGAGCAAATCGAACGCGCTGCCAAAATTGCCGCCGCCGATCAATTCATTCGCCAACTGCCCGACGGTTACGACACCTGGCTCGCCGAGGAAGGGAGCAATCTGTCCGGCGGCCAGCGGCAACGTCTAGCGATTGCCCGGGCCGTGCTGCTCGAGCCGCCAATCCTGCTGTTGGACGATCCCACGGCCGCTGTCGATGCGCAAACCGAACACGAGATCCTGGAGGCCATTGATCGGGCCATGCAGGGGCGCACGTCGATCATCGTTACGCACCGCCCGGCTGTTTTGCAACGGGCCGACCTGGTGCTGGTCATGGACCAGGGGTGCATTGTCGAAGCCGGATCACACGACGAGCTGTCGCGCTGTGCAGGACATTATTGCCAGGTCACGCGACTGCACGCCGAACAAGCCGCGTGCTACGCCTGA
- a CDS encoding fused MFS/spermidine synthase yields the protein MKKKPSQSQVSSRLFWLASLMFFLSGGTGLAYQVIWFKRFAHVWGSSSLAFAAVGGSFLFGLGLGAYLAGRLADRILRPLRWYGACEVAIGLVALLIPYQIQWLIHVSAGFYSHLPDEPLARFLVQFVVTLLVVGPPCVLMGATLPLLTRELTARDGALDQVTGWLYALNTFGAAAGCFLTGFQLLPAWGLLPTNNATAMLNLAIGAAALLVSRSVTVRSATSTPPRPTETGTDVQQERPISLAGLYLAVALTGLGALILEMTWSRQLALVLGGSTYAYSATLFVVLVGIATGSLLFHLRVRGVVADRMLPIFVIFGLAVTCFAGKLFLPWLSAYAGDHRAMRETLMGNAGLCILVAAIVEFLPSVAMGILFPLFVDLTHERAAHVGRAVGNVYAWNTFGSIAGATLTAVVLFPRIGTAGAMGLAMASYLVALLLVLPLGTGRERMTAAGSALALSVIVFGISLPLDPLRTNLGLYMYGSQEGAIDIIDCPYFVEGPSSSVAVVTYGSNVSLRVNGKVDAGDLSDMVTQLGLAYIPRIFQPEARDVLVIGFGSGTTSGTSLLFPDTRVTTCEIEPAVIGAEPFFERVNHRPLARTRGHLEQQNATLSPERRRSEEQITAEAVYRVVLGDGRGQLQGGIAEYDLIISEPSNPWLAGVSNLFTEEFFAAAKARLRPGGVLAQWIQTYNIALSDYLMIVRTMRTVFPHCGLITLTSGADTILLASDRPLAPDTAQLDALQQQIDTSADISFDWQQWFNTNDVRTLLLARYTIDQEMLDQMVKKDSSQKINTDLNLALEFNAPLHLFKELPDALSARVRLMRLPHAKWSARLGELIGAPPESGPYQVALALEQYDFENYEPAIKLLQDAIAKDPSLSQAYRALANVYLKMNKANEAVRVLEGWINEQPQRVDSRVALFNCYKSLGRSADAVAIFRPAVEIDPKNSLFRTILGRELLALHRNSEAAPQLRKALELSPGLADAPRNRDWINSYARILATSPVDADRDGQEALRWAMQLAQGVDYDQWSLIDTLAAALAETANFAEAVKQMQHVLRRAEADRNSTAADIARQRLTLYQAGKPLREQAEPAVFSPEPPKE from the coding sequence ATGAAGAAAAAGCCTTCTCAGAGTCAGGTTTCGTCGCGACTATTCTGGCTGGCGTCGTTGATGTTCTTTCTGTCGGGCGGCACGGGCCTGGCCTATCAGGTGATCTGGTTCAAGCGCTTCGCCCATGTGTGGGGCAGTTCGAGCCTGGCGTTTGCGGCCGTCGGCGGGTCGTTTCTTTTCGGGCTTGGGCTGGGCGCTTACCTGGCGGGACGGCTGGCCGATCGCATCCTCCGGCCGTTGCGCTGGTATGGGGCGTGCGAAGTGGCGATCGGCCTGGTAGCGCTTCTGATTCCGTATCAGATTCAGTGGCTGATTCACGTTTCGGCCGGATTTTATTCGCACTTGCCGGATGAGCCGCTGGCGCGATTCCTCGTGCAGTTTGTCGTTACGCTGCTGGTCGTCGGTCCGCCGTGTGTGTTGATGGGAGCGACGCTGCCGCTGTTGACGCGCGAGCTGACGGCGCGCGACGGAGCGCTCGACCAGGTAACGGGCTGGCTGTACGCCCTCAATACATTTGGCGCCGCCGCGGGCTGTTTCTTGACCGGCTTCCAGCTTCTGCCGGCCTGGGGACTGCTGCCCACGAACAACGCGACGGCGATGCTGAACCTGGCGATCGGCGCCGCCGCACTACTTGTCAGCCGATCTGTGACGGTTCGGTCCGCAACGAGCACACCGCCGCGGCCGACGGAAACCGGCACGGATGTTCAGCAGGAGCGCCCGATCTCGCTGGCAGGGCTGTACCTGGCCGTGGCTTTGACCGGCCTGGGCGCGTTGATTCTTGAAATGACCTGGAGCCGGCAGTTGGCGCTCGTGCTGGGGGGCTCGACGTATGCTTATAGCGCGACCTTGTTTGTCGTGCTGGTCGGCATTGCGACGGGCAGTTTGCTGTTTCACTTGCGCGTGCGCGGCGTAGTCGCCGATCGCATGTTGCCGATCTTTGTGATCTTCGGTTTGGCGGTGACCTGTTTCGCGGGCAAGTTATTTCTGCCCTGGTTATCGGCCTACGCCGGCGACCACCGCGCGATGCGAGAGACTTTGATGGGCAATGCCGGCCTGTGCATCTTAGTGGCCGCGATCGTCGAGTTTTTGCCGTCGGTGGCGATGGGAATTTTGTTTCCGCTGTTTGTCGATTTGACGCACGAACGTGCTGCTCACGTCGGGCGCGCGGTCGGCAATGTCTATGCTTGGAATACGTTCGGTTCGATTGCCGGAGCAACGCTGACCGCCGTAGTGCTGTTTCCCAGAATCGGCACGGCCGGCGCGATGGGCCTGGCGATGGCGTCGTACCTGGTGGCGCTGCTGCTCGTGCTGCCCTTGGGCACCGGCCGCGAGCGAATGACCGCGGCAGGCTCGGCACTGGCGCTATCCGTGATAGTGTTCGGCATCTCGCTTCCGCTGGACCCGCTGCGCACGAATCTGGGTCTGTACATGTACGGCAGCCAGGAGGGGGCGATCGACATCATCGATTGCCCGTATTTCGTCGAAGGGCCCTCGAGCAGTGTGGCGGTCGTAACCTATGGAAGCAATGTCAGCCTGCGGGTGAATGGCAAAGTCGACGCCGGCGATCTGTCGGACATGGTCACCCAGTTGGGGCTGGCCTACATTCCGCGCATCTTTCAACCAGAAGCGCGCGACGTGCTGGTGATCGGCTTTGGCAGCGGCACGACGTCGGGCACCAGCCTGCTGTTCCCCGACACCCGCGTGACGACTTGCGAAATCGAACCGGCGGTCATTGGCGCGGAACCGTTTTTCGAACGGGTCAATCATCGTCCGCTGGCCCGCACGCGCGGCCACCTGGAGCAGCAGAACGCGACATTATCCCCGGAACGCCGCCGTAGCGAAGAGCAAATCACGGCCGAAGCCGTGTACCGCGTCGTGCTCGGTGACGGGCGAGGCCAGTTACAGGGAGGCATCGCCGAGTACGACCTGATTATTTCCGAGCCATCGAATCCGTGGCTGGCCGGCGTGTCGAACTTGTTTACGGAAGAGTTTTTTGCGGCCGCCAAGGCGCGATTGCGCCCGGGGGGTGTGCTCGCCCAGTGGATTCAGACCTATAACATCGCGCTTTCCGACTACTTGATGATCGTGCGCACGATGCGAACGGTGTTTCCGCATTGCGGATTGATAACGCTGACGTCCGGGGCGGATACGATCCTGCTGGCTTCGGACCGGCCGCTGGCGCCGGATACGGCACAGCTCGATGCCTTGCAACAGCAGATCGATACATCGGCCGATATCAGCTTCGATTGGCAGCAATGGTTCAACACCAACGATGTGCGAACGCTGCTCTTGGCGCGGTACACGATCGATCAGGAGATGCTGGATCAAATGGTGAAGAAGGACAGTTCGCAAAAGATCAACACAGATCTGAACCTGGCGCTCGAGTTCAACGCCCCGTTGCATCTGTTCAAAGAACTGCCCGACGCATTGAGTGCTCGCGTGCGACTGATGCGCTTGCCACATGCGAAGTGGAGCGCGCGGCTGGGCGAGCTGATCGGCGCGCCGCCGGAAAGCGGTCCCTACCAGGTGGCCCTGGCGCTCGAGCAATATGACTTCGAAAACTACGAGCCCGCCATCAAGCTATTGCAAGACGCGATCGCCAAAGATCCGAGCTTATCGCAGGCTTATCGCGCTCTGGCGAACGTGTACCTCAAAATGAATAAGGCGAACGAGGCGGTGCGCGTGCTCGAGGGCTGGATCAACGAACAACCACAACGCGTCGACTCGCGCGTGGCGCTGTTCAATTGCTACAAGTCACTGGGACGCAGTGCTGATGCGGTGGCCATCTTTCGTCCGGCAGTCGAGATCGATCCCAAGAACTCGCTGTTCCGCACAATTTTGGGGAGGGAATTACTGGCGCTGCATCGCAACAGTGAGGCCGCGCCCCAACTGCGCAAGGCATTAGAGCTCTCGCCCGGATTGGCTGACGCGCCGCGGAACCGCGATTGGATCAACAGCTACGCCCGGATTTTGGCGACCAGCCCCGTCGATGCCGACCGCGATGGTCAAGAGGCGTTGCGCTGGGCAATGCAACTGGCGCAAGGGGTCGATTACGATCAATGGAGCCTGATCGACACGCTGGCCGCCGCACTTGCCGAGACCGCAAACTTTGCCGAGGCCGTGAAGCAAATGCAGCACGTTTTGCGGCGGGCCGAGGCTGACCGTAACAGCACCGCCGCCGACATCGCGCGCCAGCGGCTCACGCTGTATCAGGCCGGCAAGCCGCTGCGCGAGCAGGCAGAGCCGGCGGTCTTCTCCCCCGAACCGCCGAAGGAATAG